The DNA window CGGCAACTTTTGATGCCGGCGATAGCGAAACGAGGCCGGCGATAAGGAGCAGCGTCATCGTCATAACTATAAGAGCGCGTGTCTTTCGCTTCATATTAATGTTCTCCCCAAATATCAAGTATCGAACGCGGCGCGATAAAAACTGAAGCGGACGTTCGGGTGGCCGGCGAGCAACGACATCGGAACCGAACTGTCGGCGATGCCCTTTGATACCATCAGCGCGGTGAGCCTCATCCCGAACGGGTTGTCGTCCATGCCAGCCTGCCATATCGAAACGCGCTCCGCTTTCCAGCTCTCGACCGGCCCCACTGTTGCCGCCCGCGCCGGCACCGCCGTGACGTTTCCGCCGGTCAACGCGCGCGCGTTTTGCGTCACCGTCGCCGGGTGCAATTCGACGACCCTGGTCGCGAGACGGAGATACTCTTCGACTGACGGTGGCTCATCTAAGTATGCCCCTTCCCGCCGGAACGGGTCGTTGAACGCCCAGTGCTTGACGTCGCCCTGCCCGCCCTGCATGACCACGCACCGAACTTCATCGAAGCTCCTGCTGTACGCGTCGAGGTCGCCGACGGGAAAGAGCATCTGGCTGTCCGGCATCCTCAAGCGAGGCTCGATGCGGTCGAAACAAAGCTCCCTGTCTTTCCTCGCGAAAGAGAGCTGGTGCGACAACTGTACCGACCGGCCATTCTCCATCCACTCGTCCATGCCCCAGAAGTACGCGTTGTGAAGTTCGAGGTGAAGGCTGTTGACCAGTTGCGCCACAAGCGGCAACTGCGCCGTTGGCCCGATCGGCCCGCATATTCCCGCCGGATTATCCGGCGTCGCCTGTCTCCACGCTTCGATGTACTCGAGCGCTTCCGCGAGATAAAACTCCTCGAGGGTGTCGTAAAACACCACATCAAAGCCGGGCCTCGAAAGCGACGCCAGGTCCTGTTGGGTGAGCCGCGCCGCGTCGCTGAGTATCTCGCGATCGAGCGTCGTATAATCCCACCATCCCGGAGCTATCAGGCTGTCCGGCCTTGCCACAGTTCAGTCCTCCCAAATGTTCTAACATTAGACGTTGGGGATCAGGTACCGTCTACCCCAGAATATCGCTCAATGGATCCTCATCGCTACGACTGTACCCGATGTGATTGTGCCTCATCCACCCCTCCGCATACGTGAAGCGGCCGGACATTTCGCCGAGTTCGCGGCACATCTCGTCCATGGCGCCGATATACGAGCCGACGCCCTGGCTCGCGTCCAGCCACTCGCCCTGCGTGCGGTGCATGGCAAGCATCAAGCGCTTCCTGTCCATGACACGCGAGACGTCCACGTACTGCCCTGGCATGACGACGCGTCGCGTCCAATCTCGCAACCCGTACGGCATCGCGTGGTAGATAACGGTCTCGCCATCCCACCGTGGCACGGGCGGCTCTGTCTTGAAGTTCGGCATGCCTCTCGCGAACGCCGCCATCGTGAGCAGCCTCGCCGTATTCAAGTGATCCTCCATGTAGTCAAATAACGAAGGAACCAGCATTATGTCCGGCTTGATGTCGCGCACCACCGCCGCCACTTTAGCCAGCAGTTCCGCGGAAAAGAATATCGCCATGTCGTCGGCAACCGGAGCGTGCCATACCGCGCCGGCTTCGAGCGCCGACGCTTTCGCCTCCTCTGAGCGCAGATGGATTATCTCATCGCGTCCATGAGTCAAAGTGCCGCAACAGCCGTTGGCGATGTTCCACATGTGGAGGACGGCGCCACGTTCCTTTAAGAGCAGCACGGTGCCCGCCATCATGAACTCGATGTCGTCGGGGTGCGCGCCGGCGGCCAGGACTGTCACCATTTTGTTCTGTTGTGCCGTCATGCGTGTTTTCCTTTTTCTAGGGATCACTCAATGATACAACAGGAGTAAACACGATTTCCGTCTACCTTTACTGCGTAGAGGGGTCAGGCACCGTCTACCGCTAAAGCGGTAGACGGTGCCTGACCCCCGAGGAAGTACAGCACGGCTTCTTTGACCTTTTGGCCGGTGCACGTCTCGAACGCGCGCGCATAGAGCCTGATCTGCGGCGCGTATTTCGATGCGGCAACCGACAGGTCGCCGTCCGGCCCCGCGGCATCCGTCTTGTAATCGACGATGACCCATCCTCCGTCCTCGAGAAAAGCAAGGTCTATCGAACCGCGCACTAAGTTTCTCCCGTCGGGAAGATGGAAAGTCGCCTCGCTCAGGCGCTTGTCAGCGTTCAGGGCGCGTTTCCATATGTCGGAGGTCATGACTACTTTTACCGTGTCGACGAGGTCGCCTTGCCTCGTCGGATCGATGCCGGCTTTCAACAGTGCGGTCTTCGCGTAATTCTCGAGATACGCGTCATTATTTCTCATGACCAGATCCAGAACCTGGTGCACGGCCTCGCCCCACTTGACTCCGTGCTCGCCTTCGGGAACCCTGGCGGTCGCTCCCGCCTGAACCTCAAGCGATGCCGCCCCGTGGTATTCCCCCGATAGCGCAAGCTCTTTGGCGGCGCGCACGCTGTATGTCGTCTCGCGGGCCGCCGCCATCCGGGACTCAACGGCCAGAGTTGCTTGCTCGACCGCCGCCGGTGAAACGGCGGAGGCGGCGTGACGCAACCCCCCGATTTTCCCGGGGTCGGCAAGTGCCGGCTCGCTGTCAACAAACGGTCCCAGTTCGTTCCATATGCTGTTGCCCTTTCCGTTGTCCTGCCTGGTCACCACGAGCATCGATTCGGCGCGCGTTGCCGCCACGTAACGCAAGCGGGTCTTCTCCGCATCTGAGAATCGGCCCTCTATCTCTTTGAGGTCATCCCACCCCTCAGGCGCTGCCCTCAGCGTTGGGCTATAGGTCGTCTTCTTGTAGATGCCCATGTAGCCGAGGACTTCGCTGTCCTCGAGCCGATCGACATATGTGTCTATTGTGCCGCTCATGGACGTCTTGTGGCTTGCCAGAAACACCACCGGGGCCTGCAGCCCCTTGGCCTTGTGAAGGTTCAATATCCGGACGGCGGGGGCGGTCTCGGGCAGTGCGGAGATGCCGTCGAGGTTGTCTGAGCCGCCGGCACCCGCAACCATGTCTCCCAGGAAACCGATGAGATCCGCGGTCGTTGGCAGCGTGTCCTGCGCGGCTCGAAGCAATTCGCACGCTCTGGCAACACTGCCCGCCTGAACATCTCCACCTTCCCTTGATGCCGCCAGCGCCATCAGTCCCAGGTGCGCAACGATGCGTTCGATAGCGGCAACTGGCGGCATCTTCTGGAGCCACCGGGAGTACTGTTTGAGCCTGTCGAAAGCGTCGCGGATGGCTTCCGCGCGCTCAGGCGCGAGCGATGTAAAATCCCCCTCGCCCCCCTTGTCAGGGGGGTAACACCCCTCCGGTACCCCGGAGTTATAGTCGAACCTGCCCCCGGCGGCCTTGAAAGCATAGAGCGCGGCGTCACTGATCCCAAACAGCTCGCTCCTCAAAGCCCCGAGAAGCGCCACCGGGTTGTCCGGCTGTGTCACCGCGTCCAGGCAGGTGTGCAGGAGGCGCAGCTCCCACACTTCACTCAGGGTTGTTCCTCCGGAGACCTGATGCGGTATGCCGTACTGCTGCAACTTGCGAGCGTACACGGACAGCGCGCTCTTATTGAAAGCGATTATCATGAAGTCGCCAGGGGTGACCGGCGTCGCGGCGTCTTCTCCAGGATGGGTGATTGTGGCGCCACGGCTTACGGCGCTCGCGATAGCGCGTGCTATCAGGTCGGCCTCATATTCCAGTCCGGCGGCGCCAGAGTTTCC is part of the Candidatus Anoxymicrobium japonicum genome and encodes:
- a CDS encoding glucosamine-6-phosphate isomerase; the encoded protein is MARPDSLIAPGWWDYTTLDREILSDAARLTQQDLASLSRPGFDVVFYDTLEEFYLAEALEYIEAWRQATPDNPAGICGPIGPTAQLPLVAQLVNSLHLELHNAYFWGMDEWMENGRSVQLSHQLSFARKDRELCFDRIEPRLRMPDSQMLFPVGDLDAYSRSFDEVRCVVMQGGQGDVKHWAFNDPFRREGAYLDEPPSVEEYLRLATRVVELHPATVTQNARALTGGNVTAVPARAATVGPVESWKAERVSIWQAGMDDNPFGMRLTALMVSKGIADSSVPMSLLAGHPNVRFSFYRAAFDT
- a CDS encoding LmbE family protein — encoded protein: MVTVLAAGAHPDDIEFMMAGTVLLLKERGAVLHMWNIANGCCGTLTHGRDEIIHLRSEEAKASALEAGAVWHAPVADDMAIFFSAELLAKVAAVVRDIKPDIMLVPSLFDYMEDHLNTARLLTMAAFARGMPNFKTEPPVPRWDGETVIYHAMPYGLRDWTRRVVMPGQYVDVSRVMDRKRLMLAMHRTQGEWLDASQGVGSYIGAMDEMCRELGEMSGRFTYAEGWMRHNHIGYSRSDEDPLSDILG